A region of Vitis vinifera cultivar Pinot Noir 40024 chromosome 13, ASM3070453v1 DNA encodes the following proteins:
- the LOC104881341 gene encoding uncharacterized protein LOC104881341, producing the protein MEEDMFCYIHEGGQLVKCVGGSVQYQGGRSESMVVSRHMSHSDFVSKLCDALHFDQNSIKLEFTVKFEPSCLLPLHDDAALLKMFRFNEMFCHVYVSSSSEVVEGCIAPTSAPSPIVGSNSAHLLPSGGDLPINICNDSLTIESYGFSHRCAEANIVERDSRRFENSIMGSGHTFSNAAKFRDAVYLMSIAGRFRYHFTRNSTKHMTVVCTVTQCPWKVTARPIGDSNIVQVHTFHNHHNHSLEDVVACQPLVRSNRASLLIDDVIRSTPNYQPRQICKDFQRQHGMQLTYLQAWNIKEKANERIYGEPKYYYKLLPWMCEKMVATNPGSIVELGHSSDGHFEQLFVAHSVSIQGFAMGCRPIIAIDSAHMSGPYRGALFSATAYDANDAMFPLAFGVMSSENYDDWSWFLQNLKKLVGDKEVVIISDRHPALLRSVPEVFGLENHAYCYRHLKENFSSFLSKHNTRGNKGKENALQFLDSIAYARLEQDYNVSMFELRKYNDALAKWVEENEPEHWAMSKFPKQRWDKMTTNLAESFNAWLRNERHHSICTFLMEHMVKLGSMLVKHKEESNNWKGCIGPKIEEKVQQKIAKGEVYPVTPFMNGIFGVSIGTTLLNVDITKRTCTCRGWEMLGIPCEHAAAVKNHIIIP; encoded by the exons ATGGAAGAGGACATGTTCTGTTACATTCATGAAGGCGGTCAGCTAGTTAAATGTGTTGGAGGGTCTGTTCAATATCAAGGTGGTCGTAGCGAATCGATGGTTGTTAGTCGGCACATGTCACATAGTGATTTCGTTTCAAAACTATGTGATGCACTGCACTTTGACCAGAATTCTATCAAATTGGAATTCACGGTCAAGTTTGAGCCATCATGTCTACTACCGTTGCATGATGATGCAGCCCTACTTAAGATGTTTCGATTCAACGAAATGTTTTGTCACGTCTATGTCTCATCATCAAGTGAAGTTGTTGAAGGCTGTATAGCACCGACTAG TGCCCCTTCTCCTATTGTTGGTTCAAATTCTGCACACCTACTTCCATCCGGTGGCGATCTGCCAATTAATATCTGTAATGACTCTCTTACAATTGAGTCATATGGGTTTTCCCATAGATGTGCGGAAGCAAATATAGTCGAACGTGACTCAAGGCGGTTTGAAAATTCCATTATGGGTAGTGGACATACCTTCTCCAATGCTGCCAAGTTCCGTGATGCCGTTTATTTGATGTCAATTGCTGGTAGATTCCGTTATCACTTCACGAGGAATAGTACGAAACACATGACAGTTGTTTGCACAGTTACTCAATGTCCTTGGAAAGTCACAGCTCGTCCAATTGGGGATTCGAACATCGTCCAGGTTCACACTTTTCATAACCATCATAATCATAGTTTGGAAGATGTTGTTGCATGCCAACCTTTAGTGAGATCTAATCGGGCTTCATTGCTTATTGATGATGTCATCCGGTCCACTCCCAATTACCAACCCCGCCAAATTTGTAAAGACTTTCAAAGGCAACATGGGATGCAATTGACGTATCTTCAAGCATGGAATATCAAGGAGAAGGCAAATGAGCGCATTTATGGAGAACCcaaatattattacaaattgttGCCTTGGATGTGTGAGAAAATGGTTGCAACAAATCCGGGCAGCATTGTTGAGTTGGGGCATTCAAGTGATGGACATTTTGAGCAACTCTTTGTTGCTCATTCGGTATCTATCCAAGGGTTTGCAATGGGGTGTCGGCCAATCATAGCTATTGACTCCGCCCATATGAGTGGGCCATATAGGGGTGCGTTATTTTCGGCGACCGCATACGATGCTAATGACGCCATGTTCCCCTTAGCCTTTGGCGTGATGAGCTCAGAAAATTATGACGATTGGTCTTGGTTTTTGCAAAATTTGAAGAAGCTTGTTGGAGATAAGGAAGTCGTTATTATCTCGGATAGACATCCCGCCCTCCTTCGTAGTGTTCCTGAAGTGTTTGGGCTTGAAAACCATGCCTACTGTTACCGTCACTTGAAGGAAAATTTCAGCTCTTTCTTGAGCAAGCATAACACAAGAGGGAACAAAGGTAAAGAAAATGCACTCCAATTCCTTGATAGTATAGCCTATGCAAGGTTAGAGCAAGATTACAATGTTTCCATGTTTGAACTACGGAAATACAATGACGCTTTGGCCAAatgggttgaagaaaatgaacCCGAACATTGGGCTATGTCCAAATTCCCAAAACAAAGATGGGATAAAATGACCACAAACCTTGCCGAGTCGTTTAATGCTTGGCTAAGGAATGAAAGACATCACTCCATTTGTACATTTCTAATGGAGCATATGGTTAAGTTAGGTTCTATGCTTGTCAAACATAAAGAGGAATCAAACAATTGGAAGGGATGCATAGGgccaaaaattgaagaaaaagttCAGCAGAAAATTGCCAAGGGTGAGGTGTATCCGGTCACTCCTTTCATGAACGGAATCTTTGGGGTTTCTATTGGAACCACCTTGTTGAATGTGGACATTACAAAGCGTACTTGCACATGTAGGGGTTGGGAAATGTTGGGCATCCCTTGTGAACATGCGGCAGCCGTTAAAAACCATATCATAATTCCTTAA